A region of Macadamia integrifolia cultivar HAES 741 unplaced genomic scaffold, SCU_Mint_v3 scaffold108, whole genome shotgun sequence DNA encodes the following proteins:
- the LOC122062609 gene encoding disease resistance protein RPV1-like isoform X2 — MAAQNWASTSSSAASTVGSSSNYDVFLNFRGEDTRNNFTGFLHKILKDRGINAFIDSENLRTGEAIGQALLGAIQGSKISIPIFSKGYAYSKWCLLELAQIVQCQRSNGQMVLPIFFYVEPSHVRNQTGSFEEAFREYEKILEPHIVESWREALRVVGNLKGEVLDETKDQAELVELVVKRALSELVSSTQLAGCKYRVGMDSSVNDLLSLLDIGSKDAHFVGICGSGGIGKTTIAKAVYNHIFSSFKRHSFLSDVREQAMQYMGLVSLQKRLFKDIFKADFDIGDFHTGKKLIEERVCKEKVLLVLDDVDGNEQIDALAGGLNWFGHGSRVIITTRDEHILNVAKVNRDKIYRPQLLDQEHSLQLFSWHAFQNNQPPEDYMQLSRIVAIHSGGLPLALEVFGSYLSDLSNKEEWESTIQILKEIPPEEVQRRLKISYDNLENDYQKAIFLDAACFFIGWKKEIVISIWEACGYHPKSSICRLIKRSLLKFEDSWDGECLMMHDHIRDMGREIVLEEGRMEPGKRSRLWSYGEILEVLEGNKRFQKLKVLDLSTCVYLSKSPDFSWFPYLEQLYLGGCYLLDELDDSIGQLCQLKSLILISCEALKKLPESIGDLKSLVNLDLSDTSIKELPDSICRMSSLKELALIWCNSLKKLPESIGELKSLVKLDLGETQIEELPYNISCMSSLKELILTSCRLLKKLSESIGDLKSLVKLDLRKTQMEELPDNISKMGSLKELILTSCNSLKKLPESIGDLRSLVKLELSETQIEELPDSISRMSFLKELTLKSCNSLKKLPESIGDLKSLVKLDLTETKVEEIPDSISKMNSLKELILIFCDSFKKLPESIGDLKSLVKLDLTKTQIEELPDNISRMSSLEVLILKRCISLKKLPIGVGLLEKLEVLDAEDCTKLVKLPRSMGRMRRLHSINLTWTNISKFPDDFLMLSNLVNLEINHLRSLQSLPIDMSPVKTLKKLMICQCKKLKYILMLPSSLVELCCEKCVSLVRRPDLSKLKNLTTLNLRYCKKLEEIPGLEGTESLKELSAQGCYNLTRTPRQIQGTLLPNDRELSYSYSLTANNGIYNNGFILCLVLEFFSTIDYNLKVKEGHILRTNIEICACIHQKDKKMKCFHTLRIKDLEYTTDRDVIYIHHFKGFDWFGIPLQEKDVIEILYIRTYRFKLKFWEILFKNREPDQQKPNSSSVADFFNWSYVDDDGGAVTLNYWPNQQWRRRSTISHFFSRVGFDPVSEGLYY; from the exons ATGGCAGCACAAAATTGGGCTTCCACCTCCTCCTCTGCTGCTTCCACAGTTGGATCTTCCAGCAATTACGATGTGTTTCTCAACTTCAGAGGAGAAGATACTCGCAATAACTTCACTGGTTTCCTTCACAAAATTCTGAAAGACAGGGGAATTAATGCCTTtattgatagtgaaaatttgaGGACTGGAGAAGCCATTGGCCAAGCCCTCCTTGGAGCGATTCAGGGCTCCAAGATTTCGATCCCTATCTTCTCTAAAGGTTATGCGTATAGCAAATGGTGCTTGCTTGAACTTGCTCAGATAGTTCAATGTCAAAGATCCAACGGTCAAATGGTCCTGCCTATATTCTTCTACGTTGAGCCATCACATGTTCGGAACCAAACTGGAAGTTTTGAAGAAGCATTTCGGGAATACGAAAAGATTTTGGAGCCCCATATAGTGGAGAGTTGGAGGGAAGCTTTGAGAGTGGTAGGGAATTTGAAAGGAGAAGTTCTCGACGAAACTAA GGATCAAGCAGAGTTGGTTGAATTAGTTGTCAAAAGGGCTCTAAGTGAATTGGTCAGTAGCACACAGTTGGCTGGGTGTAAGTACCGTGTTGGAATGGATTCCAGTGTGAATGATCTATTATCATTATTAGATATTGGCTCCAAGGATGCTCATTTCGTGGGAATCTGTGGTTCTGGAGGCATCGGGAAGACAACTATTGCCAAGGCTGTATATAATCACATCTTTTCATCCTTCAAGAGGCATAGTTTTCTTTCAGATGTTAGAGAACAAGCAATGCAATACATGGGTCTAGTGTCTTTGCAAAAACGACTATTTAAAGATATCTTCAAAGCAGACTTTGATATAGGTGATTTTCATACtggaaaaaaattgatagaaGAAAGAGTCTGTAAAGAAAaggttcttcttgttcttgatgaCGTGGATGGTAATGAACAAATAGATGCTTTGGCTGGTGGACTCAATTGGTTTGGTCACGGAAGTAGGGTCATAATTACAACCAGAGATGAACATATTTTGAACGTCGCTAAAGTTAACAGAGATAAAATATATAGGCCTCAATTGTTAGATCAAGAACATTCTCTTCAACTATTTAGTTGGCATGCCTTTCAAAACAACCAACCTCCTGAAGATTATATGCAACTCTCACGTATTGTAGCAATCCATTCTGGAGGGTTGCCGTTAGCTCTTGAGGTGTTTGGCTCTTACCTATCGGACCTAAGCAACAAAGAAGAGTGGGAAAGTACAATACAAATATTGAAAGAAATTCCTCCTGAAGAAGTCCAGAGAAGGTTGAAGATAAGCTATGACAATCTAGAAAATGATTATCAAAAGGCCATATTTCTTGATGCTGCATGCTTTTTCATTGGATGGAAGAAAGAAATTGTAATTTCCATATGGGAAGCTTGTGGCTATCATCCAAAATCATCAATATGCAGATTAATAAAAAGATCCCTTCTAAAATTTGAAGATAGTTGGGATGGTGAATGCTTGATGATGCATGACCATATTCGAGACATGGGAAGAGAAATTGTCTTAGAAGAAGGCCGTATGGAGCCAGGAAAGCGTAGTAGGTTATGGTCTTATGGCGAAATCTTAGAAGTATTGGAAGGAAATAAG CGGTTCCAAAAGTTGAAAGTTCTTGATCTAAGTACCTGTGTCTATCTATCTAAGTCTCCGGACTTTTCATGGTTCCCTTACTTGGAGCAATTATATCTTGGAGGATGCTATTTATTGGATGAGTTAGATGACTCCATTGGGCAGTTGTGTCAGCTCAAAAGTCTTATTCTCATATCATGCGAAGCACTCAAAAAGTTGCCTGAGTCTATTGGTGACCTAAAATCTCTAGTCAATCTTGACCTGTCGGATACATCAATAAAAGAACTTCCAGACAGCATTTGTAGGATGAGTTCTCTCAAAGAGCTTGCTCTTATATGGTGTAATTCACTCAAGAAGTTGCCTGAGTCCATTGGTGAACTAAAATCTCTAGTGAAGCTCGACTTGGGGGAAACACAAATAGAAGAACTCCCATACAACATTTCTTGTATGAGTTCTCTTAAAGAGCTTATTCTTACATCATGTAGGTTACTCAAAAAGTTGTCTGAGTCCATTGGTGATCTAAAATCTCTAGTCAAGCTTGACTTGAGGAAGACACAAATGGAAGAACTCCCAGACAACATTTCCAAGATGGGATCTCTCAAAGAACTTATCCTCACATCGTGTAATTCACTCAAGAAGTTGCCTGAGTCTATTGGTGATCTAAGATCTCTAGTCAAGCTTGAGTTGTCAGAGACACAAATTGAAGAACTCCCAGACAGCATTTCTAGGATGAGTTTTCTCAAAGAGCTTACACTTAAATCATGCAACTCACTCAAAAAGTTGCCTGAGTCTATTGGTGATCTAAAATCTCTAGTCAAGCTTGACTTGACGGAGACAAAAGTGGAAGAAATCCCAGACAGCATTTCCAAGATGAATTCTCTAAAAGAGCTTATTCTCATATTTTGTGATTCATTCAAAAAATTGCCTGAGTCCATTGGTGATCTAAAATCTCTAGTAAAGCTTGACTTGACGAAGACACAAATAGAAGAACTCCCAGACAACATTTCCAGGATGAGTTCTCTCGAAGTGCTTATTCTCAAAAGGTGCATTTCACTCAAGAAATTGCCCATTGGTGTTGGACTATTAGAGAAGCTTGAGGTATTAGATGCTGAAGATTGCACTAAACTAGTGAAGCTACCAAGATCAATGGGAAGAATGAGACGGCTGCACAGCATTAACCTAACTTGGACCAATATTTCTAAATTCCCTGATGATTTTTTAATGCTCTCAAATTTAGTGAATTTGGAAATCAATCATTTGAGGTCGCTTCAGTCTCTCCCAATAGATATGTCACCTGTGAAAACCTTGAAGAAATTAATGATTTGTCAATGCAAGAAGTTGAAATACATCTTGATGCTTCCCTCAAGTTTAGTTGAACTTTGTTGTGAAAAATGTGTTTCATTGGTACGACGACCAGATTTGTCAAAGCTGAAAAATTTGACAACATTGAATCTTAGGTATTGCAAAAAGCTAGAGGAGATTCCAGGCCTTGAGGGAACAGAATCGTTGAAAGAATTGAGTGCACAAGGATGCTATAACTTGACACGTACTCCAAGGCAGATACAG ggaacacttttaccaaacgacAGGGAACTTAGTTATAGTTATTCCTTGACTGCAAATAATGGGATCTATAATAATGGATTTATTCTTTGCCTTGTTCTGGAATTCTTCTCCACCATTGACTACAATCTGAAAGTGAAAGAGGGTCACATATTAAGGACCAATATAGAAATTTGTGCTTGTATccaccaaaaagataaaaaaatgaagtgctTTCATACGCTGAGAATTAAGGATCTTGAGTATACTACTGATCGAGATGTAATCTACATTCACCATTTCAAAGGCTTTGACTGGTTTGGGATTCCATTGCAAGAAAAAGATGTTATTGAGATTTTATATATCCGTACATACCGGTTCAAATTAAAATTCTGGGAGATCTTGTTCAAGAACAGAGAACCTGACCAGCAAAAGCCTAATTCGAGTTCAGTAGCAGATTTCTTCAATTGGTCatatgttgatgatgatggtggagcAGTGACATTAAATTATTGGCCCAAccagcaatggaggaggaggagtacCATATCCCATTTCTTTAGTCGTGTAGGATTCGACCCTGTTTCTGAGGGTCTCTACTATTGA